The Solea senegalensis isolate Sse05_10M linkage group LG9, IFAPA_SoseM_1, whole genome shotgun sequence genome has a segment encoding these proteins:
- the dhx16 gene encoding pre-mRNA-splicing factor ATP-dependent RNA helicase DHX16 isoform X1, producing the protein MANLEQWVNDRLHDILGLSDRYVSQFMIGTARKAQTAQDFVARLEQTGTIDVDQSVIAFAQELFDKIPGKPVVEKASRAIEREAIEMDRKNRTYTLLEDSDSDGDTVQDKQKGKRKSKDRGDRRKHIRKKKNNESSSEDEVPKRGSSSQSMKKEEEEEEEWEKEERERLQDIEERDAFAERVRQKDKEKTRNIAERTDKKAYEEAQKRLKMAEEDQNKMLPELRKRSRWDYLKKREAEKLEDLEAEIIDEEYLFNTDELNERERRDLDYKRTLRDLAKDYKKAGAKEQEERKNRYYMPEEKRGKEVPQRDLELEEIPMELGGEQGRWEEERLKTASLSFGAKKEREQRMRREQEKYQLVLEEDEMINFVSTAMTMKGTTEKDQEEPALSQMELRKQSLQEVRRSLPIFPYREDLLAAIHQHQILVIEGETGSGKTTQIPQYLLEDGFTEGGMKIGCTQPRRVAAMSVAARVAQEMSVKLGNEVGYSIRFEDCTSEKTILKYMTDGMLLREFLTEPDLASYSVVIIDEAHERTLHTDILFGLIKDIARFRPDLKVLVASATLDTERFSCFFDDAPVFRIPGRRFPVDIFYTKAPEADYLEACVVSVLQIHVTQAPGDILVFLTGQEEIEACCESLQERCRRLGSKIAELLILPIYANLPSEMQTKIFEPTPPGARKVVVATNIAETSLTIDGIIYVIDPGFCKQKSYNARTGMESLIVTPCSRASANQRAGRAGRVAAGKCFRLYTAWAFKHEMEETTVPEIQRTNLGNVVLLLKSLGINDLIHFDFMDPPPHETLVLALEQLYALGALNHLGELTKLGRRMAELPVDPMLSKMILASEQYKCSEEVLTIAAMLSVNNSIFYRPKDKVVHADNARMNFVVPGGDHLVLLNVYTQWVESNFSTQWCYENFIQFRSMKRARDVRDQLEGLMSRIEVEVVSSQGDGVPIRKAVTAGYFYHTARLSKGGYKTVKHQQTVYVHPNSSLFEEQPRWLIYHELVFTTKEFMRQVIEIESGWLLEVAPHYYKSKELEDSSSKKMPRKQGKTKEELG; encoded by the exons ATGGCTAATCTAGAGCAGTGGGTGAATGACCGTCTCCATGACATCTTGGGCTTGAGTGACAGATATGTGTCTCAGTTCATGATTGGCACTGCACGGAAAGCACAGACAGCTCAAGATTTTGTGGCTCGCCTCGAGCAGACGGGCACAATTGATGTTGACCAGAGTGTGATTGCCTTTGCACAAGAGCTTTTTGACAAG ATTCCGGGCAAGCCGGTTGTTGAGAAAGCGTCCCGGGCGATTGAACGTGAAGCCATTGAAATGGACAGGAAGAATCGGACATACACGTTACTGGAAGACAGCGACAGTGATGGGGACACTGTGCAGGACAAACAGAAAGGGAAACGGAAAAGtaaggacagaggagacaggaggaaGCACatcagaaagaagaagaataatgaGTCGTCTAGTGAGGATGAAGTACCTAAAAG AGGCAGTTCATCCCAGTCCatgaagaaagaggaagaggaggaggaagaatggGAGAAGGAAGAGCGCGAGCGATTGCAGGACATCGAAGAAAGAGATGCTTTTGCTGAGCGCGTGaggcagaaagacaaagaaaagacacGCAACATAGCAGAGAGGACTGACAAAAAG gCCTACGAGGAGGCTCAGAAGAGGCTGAAGATGGCTGAAGAAGATCAGAATAAAATG CTGCCAGAGTTGAGGAAGCGTTCTCGCTGGGATTATCTGAaaaagagagaagcagagaagcTTGAGGACCTGGAGGCCGAAATCATTGATGAGGAGTACCTCTTCAATACAGACGAGCTGAATGAGCGGGAGAGAAGAGACTTGGATTACAAACGCACCCTTCGAGACCTGGCTAAAGATTACAAGAAGGCTGGAGCCAaggaacaggaggagaggaagaacagatactacatgccggaggagaagagaggaaag GAGGTGCCTCAGAGAGACCTGGAGCTGGAGGAAATTCCCATGGAGTTAGGAGGGGAACAAGGTCGTTGGGAGGAAGAGAGGCTGAAGACGGCCTCCCTCAGCTTTGGGGCAAAGAAAGAACGAGAGCAAAGGATGAGGCGGGAGCAGGAGAAGTACCAGCTGGTCCTGGAGGAGGATGAGATGATCAACTTTGTCAGCACTGCCATGACTATGAAGGGAACGACAGAAAAG GATCAAGAGGAACCGGCTCTGTCTCAGATGGAGCTGCGGAAACAGTCCCTGCAGGAGGTCAGACGCAGCCTTCCCATCTTTCCTTACAGAGAAGACCTGCTTGCTGCTATTCACCAGCACCAGATCCTGGTCATTGAAGGGGAGACGGGTTCTGGAAAAACCACCCAGATCCCACAGTACCTCCTTGAAGAC GGCTTCACTGAAGGTGGCATGAAGATCGGATGCACACAGCCGCGCAGAGTGGCAGCCATGTCTGTTGCAGCCAGAGTGGCACAAGAAATGAGTGTCAAGCTTGGCAATGAG GTTGGATACAGCATTCGCTTTGAGGACTGCACGTCAGAAAAAACGATCCTAAAGTACATGACAGATGGCATGCTGCTGCGAGAGTTTCTTACTGAGCCTGACCTGGCCAGCtacag cgtGGTCATCATCGATGAGGCCCACGAGCGGACGCTTCACACAGACATCCTGTTTGGTTTGATAAAGGACATCGCCAGGTTCAGACCAGACTTGAAGGTGCTGGTGGCCAGCGCCACCCTCGACACTGAACGCTTCTCCTGCTTTTTCGACGATGCACCTGTCTTTAGGATTCCTGGCAGGAGGTTCCCTGTCGACATCTTCTACACTAAA GCTCCAGAGGCAGATTATCTGGAAGCGTGTGTGGTTTCAGTTCTACAGATCCACGTCACCCAGGCTCCTGGAGACATTCTGGTCTTTCTCACTGGACAG GAGGAGATCGAAGCGTGTTGCGAGTCGCTGCAGGAAAGATGCAGACGACTAGGATCGAAGATCGCTGAGCTGCTGATTCTTCCTATATATGCCAACCTGCCGTCAGAAATGCAGACAAAGATCTTTGAACCCACTCCTCCTGGAGCCCGTAAA GTGGTGGTGGCGACCAACATAGCAGAAACCTCACTGACCATAGATGGGATCATCTATGTCATTGATCCAGGGTTCTGCAAGCAGAAAAGTTACAATGCCCGCACTGGCATGGAGTCGCTCATCGTTACACCCTGCTCACGG GCTTCGGCCAACCAGAGAGCAGGGCGTGCAGGCAGGGTGGCTGCTGGGAAATGTTTCAGGCTTTACACCGCCTGGGCCTTTAAACATGAAATGGAAGAAACGACTGTACCTGAGATTCAGAGGACCAACCTCGGAAATGTCGTCCTGCTGCTGAAGAGTCTTG GCATCAATGACCTCATCCACTTTGACTTCATGGACCCTCCACCTCATGAAACACTGGTGTTGGCACTGGAGCAGCTTTACGCCTTGGGAGCCCTCAATCATCTGGGGGAGCTCACCAAG CTTGGTCGAAGGATGGCTGAGTTACCTGTGGACCCCATGCTGAGCAAGATGATCCTGGCCTCTGAGCA gTACAAATGCTCAGAGGAGGTGTTGACAATAGCAGCCATGCTGTCTGTCAACAACTCTATTTTCTACCGACCCAAAGACAAGGTTGTACACGCCGACAATGCCAGGATGAACTTTGTGGTGCCGGGGGGAGACCACCTGGTGCTGCTCAATGTCTACACACAG tggGTGGAGAGCAACTTCTCTACTCAGTGGTGCTACGAAAACTTCATCCAGTTTCGCTCCATGAAAAGGGCGCGGGATGTCCGGGACCAGCTGGAGGGCCTGATGAGCCGCATTGAGGTGGAGGTGGTCAGCTCCCAGGGAGACGGTGTGCCTATTCGCAAG gcggTGACGGCAGGATATTTCTATCACACAGCTCGACTCAGCAAAGGCGGCTACAAGACAGTGAAGCACCAGCAGACGGTCTACGTTCACCCCAACAGCTCTCTGTTTGAGGAGCAGCCTCGCTGGCTCATCTACCACGAGCTGGTCTTCACCACCAAAGAGTTCATGAGACAG GTGATCGAGATAGAGAGTGGCTGGCTGCTTGAAGTGGCTCCTCACTACTATAAAAGCAAGGAGCTtgaagacagcagcagcaagaagaTGCCCCGCAAGCAGGGCAAAACCAAAGAGGAGCTGGGCTGA
- the rnf183 gene encoding E3 ubiquitin-protein ligase RNF183: MSSNREGHRPEGGHSHGAKLAPNVKPKLEQRSSKDEQWKRERATRVRRSRSNDSQRGERGRRRERDRYHGAWRQRGRSEEPRTRDRREGDSERSRVKRPEDDVEDTECAICFCSYDNVFKTPKLLVCGHTFCLECLARINVTAPELKTLSCPVCRELTEIPHGQDLPRLGNNEDIIGKLPADMQRALSIRFKRSKGKLLLKHPPPVSPTKTNILSLPAKTHDNQAAAADAAAQAAGEQRSLPATVVDVGRPPNRVRGRLRRLFRSDRCYYAVVVAIITVTVALMLVGILAFVIVPNITIHRLPGHAENQTSQTPP, encoded by the coding sequence ATGAGCAGCAACAGGGAGGGACACAGACCTGAGGGGGGCCACAGCCACGGAGCCAAACTGGCCCCCAACGTCAAACCCAAACTGGAGCAGAGGAGCAGTAAGGACGAgcagtggaagagagagagagctacaAGAGTGAGACGATCGAGGAGTAACGACTCACAGAGGGGGGAaagaggcaggaggagagagagagacaggtacCATGGAGCGTGGCGACAACGTGGGAGGAGCGAGGAGCCCCGCACACGAGACAGGAGAGAGGGGGACAGCGAGCGGAGCAGAGTGAAGCGTCCTGAAGACGACGTGGAGGACACCGAGTGTGCCATCTGCTTCTGCTCTTATGATAACGTCTTCAAGACGCCAAAGCTGCTGGTGTGTGGCCACACCTTCTGCCTGGAGTGTCTGGCTCGCATCAACGTGACCGCGCCCGAGCTCAAGACCCTGTCCTGCCCCGTGTGCCGTGAGCTGACTGAGATCCCACACGGCCAGGACCTGCCCCGCCTGGGCAACAACGAGGACATCATCGGCAAACTCCCGGCTGACATGCAGAGGGCGCTGTCCATCCGCTTCAAACGCAGCAAGGGCAAACTGCTCCTGAAACACCCGCCTCCCGTCAGCCCCACCAAGACCAACATCCTCAGCCTGCCCGCCAAGACTCACGACAACCAGGCGGCGGCTGCTGATGCGGCGGCCCAGGCTGcgggagagcagaggagcctgCCCGCCACTGTGGTGGACGTGGGCCGGCCTCCAAACAGGGTCAGAGGTCGCCTGCGCAGGCTGTTCCGCTCAGACCGCTGTTACTATGCTGTGGTGGTGGCCATCATCACCGTCACTGTGGCGCTCATGCTGGTCGGCATCCTGGCCTTTGTCATCGTGCCAAACATCACCATTCACCGCCTGCCGGGTCACGCAGAGAACCAGACCTCACAGACTCCGCCCTGA
- the LOC122774490 gene encoding lysosomal thioesterase PPT2-like has product MRSPQKLRGSPLLMRLLLLLVALCAEGYRPVVIVHGLFDGPKQFETLSVYINKVHPGTEVRVIDLYNNMSSLKPMWRQVTDFRKAIDSIMTNAPDGIHLICFSQGGLICRALLSTTPSHNVHAFISLSSPQAGQYGDTDYLKWVFPKHLKKTVFTFCYRRFGQKVSVCEYWNDPHHRFQYLQNNNFLSMLNGDIHHSNIKAWRENFLRIRKLVLIGGPDDGVITPWQSSHFGFYDSNENVIEMRDQEFYRKDTFGLKTLDARGDVWTCTQPEVKHVQWHSNYTVFMRCIEKWLT; this is encoded by the exons ATGAGGAGTCCGCAGAAGCTCCGAGGATCCCCGCTGCTGATgcggctgttgctgctgttggttGCACTTTGCGCTGAAGGCTACAGGCCCGTGGTCATCGTGCACGGGCTTTTTGATGGACCCAAGCAGTTTGAAACTCTGTCTGTCTACATCAACAAG GTGCACCCAGGTACCGAGGTGCGAGTGATTGACTTGTACAACAACATGTCCAGTCTGAAGCCCATGTGGAGGCAGGTCACAGACTTCAGGAAAGCCATCGACTCCATCATGACGAACGCTCCAGATGGCATCCATCTTATCTGCTTTTCACAAG GCGGTCTGATTTGCAGAGCACTTCTCTCCACAACCCCGAGCCACAATGTGCATGCCTTCATTTCACTGTCCTCACCACAGGCTGGACAATATGGAG ACACAGACTATCTGAAGTGGGTGTTTCCTAAACATTTAAAGaagacagtgtttacattttgcTACAGGCGATTTGGACAGAAAGTGTCTGTTTGTGAATACTGGAACG ACCCTCACCATAGGTTCCAGTACCTGCAGAACAACAATTTTCTGTCAATGCTTAATGGAGACATACATCATAGTAACATTAAAG CATGGAGGGAAAACTTCCTTCGCATCAGAAAGCTTGTCCTGATTGGTGGACCAGATGACGGTGTCATCACTCCTTGGCAGTCCAG CCACTTTGGATTTTATGACAGCAATGAAAATGTAATCGAAATGAGGGATCAGGAG TTTTATAGGAAAGACACGTTTGGGCTGAAGACGCTGGACGCTCGTGGGGACGTGTGGACGTGCACTCAGCCTGAAGTCAAGCATGTTCAATGGCACTCCAACTACACAGTGTTCATGAGATGCATCGAGAAGTGGCTCACATGA
- the dhx16 gene encoding pre-mRNA-splicing factor ATP-dependent RNA helicase DHX16 isoform X2 encodes MANLEQWVNDRLHDILGLSDRYVSQFMIGTARKAQTAQDFVARLEQTGTIDVDQSVIAFAQELFDKIPGKPVVEKASRAIEREAIEMDRKNRTYTLLEDSDSDGDTVQDKQKGKRKSKDRGDRRKHIRKKKNNESSSEDEVPKRGSSSQSMKKEEEEEEEWEKEERERLQDIEERDAFAERVRQKDKEKTRNIAERTDKKAYEEAQKRLKMAEEDQNKMLPELRKRSRWDYLKKREAEKLEDLEAEIIDEEYLFNTDELNERERRDLDYKRTLRDLAKDYKKAGAKEQEERKNRYYMPEEKRGKEVPQRDLELEEIPMELGGEQGRWEEERLKTASLSFGAKKEREQRMRREQEKYQLVLEEDEMINFVSTAMTMKGTTEKDQEEPALSQMELRKQSLQEVRRSLPIFPYREDLLAAIHQHQILVIEGETGSGKTTQIPQYLLEDGFTEGGMKIGCTQPRRVAAMSVAARVAQEMSVKLGNEVGYSIRFEDCTSEKTILKYMTDGMLLREFLTEPDLASYSVVIIDEAHERTLHTDILFGLIKDIARFRPDLKVLVASATLDTERFSCFFDDAPVFRIPGRRFPVDIFYTKAPEADYLEACVVSVLQIHVTQAPGDILVFLTGQEEIEACCESLQERCRRLGSKIAELLILPIYANLPSEMQTKIFEPTPPGARKVVVATNIAETSLTIDGIIYVIDPGFCKQKSYNARTGMESLIVTPCSRASANQRAGRAGRVAAGKCFRLYTAWAFKHEMEETTVPEIQRTNLGNVVLLLKSLGINDLIHFDFMDPPPHETLVLALEQLYALGALNHLGELTKLGRRMAELPVDPMLSKMILASEQYKCSEEVLTIAAMLSVNNSIFYRPKDKVVHADNARMNFVVPGGDHLVLLNVYTQKRKEPDGHGGNGCNWSTAGSSVDASAAIQRGLWFL; translated from the exons ATGGCTAATCTAGAGCAGTGGGTGAATGACCGTCTCCATGACATCTTGGGCTTGAGTGACAGATATGTGTCTCAGTTCATGATTGGCACTGCACGGAAAGCACAGACAGCTCAAGATTTTGTGGCTCGCCTCGAGCAGACGGGCACAATTGATGTTGACCAGAGTGTGATTGCCTTTGCACAAGAGCTTTTTGACAAG ATTCCGGGCAAGCCGGTTGTTGAGAAAGCGTCCCGGGCGATTGAACGTGAAGCCATTGAAATGGACAGGAAGAATCGGACATACACGTTACTGGAAGACAGCGACAGTGATGGGGACACTGTGCAGGACAAACAGAAAGGGAAACGGAAAAGtaaggacagaggagacaggaggaaGCACatcagaaagaagaagaataatgaGTCGTCTAGTGAGGATGAAGTACCTAAAAG AGGCAGTTCATCCCAGTCCatgaagaaagaggaagaggaggaggaagaatggGAGAAGGAAGAGCGCGAGCGATTGCAGGACATCGAAGAAAGAGATGCTTTTGCTGAGCGCGTGaggcagaaagacaaagaaaagacacGCAACATAGCAGAGAGGACTGACAAAAAG gCCTACGAGGAGGCTCAGAAGAGGCTGAAGATGGCTGAAGAAGATCAGAATAAAATG CTGCCAGAGTTGAGGAAGCGTTCTCGCTGGGATTATCTGAaaaagagagaagcagagaagcTTGAGGACCTGGAGGCCGAAATCATTGATGAGGAGTACCTCTTCAATACAGACGAGCTGAATGAGCGGGAGAGAAGAGACTTGGATTACAAACGCACCCTTCGAGACCTGGCTAAAGATTACAAGAAGGCTGGAGCCAaggaacaggaggagaggaagaacagatactacatgccggaggagaagagaggaaag GAGGTGCCTCAGAGAGACCTGGAGCTGGAGGAAATTCCCATGGAGTTAGGAGGGGAACAAGGTCGTTGGGAGGAAGAGAGGCTGAAGACGGCCTCCCTCAGCTTTGGGGCAAAGAAAGAACGAGAGCAAAGGATGAGGCGGGAGCAGGAGAAGTACCAGCTGGTCCTGGAGGAGGATGAGATGATCAACTTTGTCAGCACTGCCATGACTATGAAGGGAACGACAGAAAAG GATCAAGAGGAACCGGCTCTGTCTCAGATGGAGCTGCGGAAACAGTCCCTGCAGGAGGTCAGACGCAGCCTTCCCATCTTTCCTTACAGAGAAGACCTGCTTGCTGCTATTCACCAGCACCAGATCCTGGTCATTGAAGGGGAGACGGGTTCTGGAAAAACCACCCAGATCCCACAGTACCTCCTTGAAGAC GGCTTCACTGAAGGTGGCATGAAGATCGGATGCACACAGCCGCGCAGAGTGGCAGCCATGTCTGTTGCAGCCAGAGTGGCACAAGAAATGAGTGTCAAGCTTGGCAATGAG GTTGGATACAGCATTCGCTTTGAGGACTGCACGTCAGAAAAAACGATCCTAAAGTACATGACAGATGGCATGCTGCTGCGAGAGTTTCTTACTGAGCCTGACCTGGCCAGCtacag cgtGGTCATCATCGATGAGGCCCACGAGCGGACGCTTCACACAGACATCCTGTTTGGTTTGATAAAGGACATCGCCAGGTTCAGACCAGACTTGAAGGTGCTGGTGGCCAGCGCCACCCTCGACACTGAACGCTTCTCCTGCTTTTTCGACGATGCACCTGTCTTTAGGATTCCTGGCAGGAGGTTCCCTGTCGACATCTTCTACACTAAA GCTCCAGAGGCAGATTATCTGGAAGCGTGTGTGGTTTCAGTTCTACAGATCCACGTCACCCAGGCTCCTGGAGACATTCTGGTCTTTCTCACTGGACAG GAGGAGATCGAAGCGTGTTGCGAGTCGCTGCAGGAAAGATGCAGACGACTAGGATCGAAGATCGCTGAGCTGCTGATTCTTCCTATATATGCCAACCTGCCGTCAGAAATGCAGACAAAGATCTTTGAACCCACTCCTCCTGGAGCCCGTAAA GTGGTGGTGGCGACCAACATAGCAGAAACCTCACTGACCATAGATGGGATCATCTATGTCATTGATCCAGGGTTCTGCAAGCAGAAAAGTTACAATGCCCGCACTGGCATGGAGTCGCTCATCGTTACACCCTGCTCACGG GCTTCGGCCAACCAGAGAGCAGGGCGTGCAGGCAGGGTGGCTGCTGGGAAATGTTTCAGGCTTTACACCGCCTGGGCCTTTAAACATGAAATGGAAGAAACGACTGTACCTGAGATTCAGAGGACCAACCTCGGAAATGTCGTCCTGCTGCTGAAGAGTCTTG GCATCAATGACCTCATCCACTTTGACTTCATGGACCCTCCACCTCATGAAACACTGGTGTTGGCACTGGAGCAGCTTTACGCCTTGGGAGCCCTCAATCATCTGGGGGAGCTCACCAAG CTTGGTCGAAGGATGGCTGAGTTACCTGTGGACCCCATGCTGAGCAAGATGATCCTGGCCTCTGAGCA gTACAAATGCTCAGAGGAGGTGTTGACAATAGCAGCCATGCTGTCTGTCAACAACTCTATTTTCTACCGACCCAAAGACAAGGTTGTACACGCCGACAATGCCAGGATGAACTTTGTGGTGCCGGGGGGAGACCACCTGGTGCTGCTCAATGTCTACACACAG aagaggaaaGAACCAGACGGACATGGAGGAAATGGCTGCAACTGGTCGACTGCAGGATCATCGGTGGATGCATCAGCGGCCATTCAGAGGGGTTTGTGGTTTCTCTAG